In one Dermacentor variabilis isolate Ectoservices chromosome 4, ASM5094787v1, whole genome shotgun sequence genomic region, the following are encoded:
- the LOC142579986 gene encoding uncharacterized protein LOC142579986 → MFMLAAPTSSAWKARTITSSHRVARCLRSLFACSKLPINDENSRDRVSVALPLSSINRYVAKACETSRCLTEAEEVYYAGHVFECAVETAENARFDFLAFVLQTTAINSAPHEVKITVCDAVVDRASCSCKAGQKSKRPQLEGNILERLLENVSYQYAAKMHSDRGNELATEATLEPTIEPGCSTSEPAPRDLTLIGCLKELRNFLGISGEVTTEELLEQLQESKSHEDIIMIEN, encoded by the exons ATGTTTATGCTCGCGGCGCCGACCTCCTCGGCGTGGAAGGCACGTACAATAACTTCGTCGCACCGCGTAGCACGGTGTTTGCGTTCGCTTTTTGCTTGCAGCAAGCTTCCCATCAACGATGAAAACAGCAGGGATCGTGTTTCAG TTGCATTACCGCTGAGCAGCATCAACCGGTATGTGGCCAAGGCGTGCGAGACGAGCCGGTGCCTCACTGAGGCGGAGGAGGTTTATTATGCGGGCCACGTCTTTGAGTGCGCCGTCGAAACAGCTGAGAACGCTCGTTTCGACTTTCTGGCGTTCGTCTTGCAAACGACTGCTATCAACAGTGCTCCTCATGAAGTGAAGATTACTGTTTGCGACGCGGTGGTAGATCGAGCCAGCTGTTCGTGCAAAGCAGG GCAAAAATCAAAAAGACCCCAGCTGGAAGGCAACATACTTGAAAGACTTCTGGAGAATGTGAGCTATCAATATGCAGCAAAAATGCACTCAGACAGAGGTAATGAATTAG CAACAGAAGCCACGCTGGAGCCAACCATAGAACCAGGATGTTCCACTTCTGAGCCAGCACCCAGAGACTTAACACTCATTGGTTGTTTGAAGGAGTTAAGAAATTTTCTTGGCATCAGTGGTGAAGTGACAACAGAAGAGCTACTTGAACAATTGCAGGAAAGCAAGAGTCACGAAGACATTATAATGATTGAAAACTAA